The Erythrobacter sp. Alg231-14 genome has a segment encoding these proteins:
- a CDS encoding Tim44/TimA family putative adaptor protein gives MIMEIVILAMIAAFLGLRLYSVLGRRAEHEEDIVPQRFDANDNAASPIATAPQSAQPAPQRPAELEGVMPAVERGIRDIANADRSFEITGFMEGARGAYEVVLEAFWTGDRDTLRELCDDDVFEGFSAAIDSREEAGHTVESKLIRIEETRIHSASLDKRMARVSILFVADIASVTRDTDGVVVGGSLNDAIESRDVWTFSRNVGASDPNWVLDETDEG, from the coding sequence GTGATTATGGAAATCGTCATCCTCGCCATGATTGCGGCTTTCTTGGGCCTGCGTCTGTATTCTGTGCTGGGCCGCCGGGCAGAGCATGAAGAGGACATTGTGCCTCAACGCTTTGACGCGAACGATAATGCCGCCTCACCAATCGCGACCGCGCCACAATCCGCACAGCCTGCGCCGCAACGCCCCGCCGAACTCGAAGGGGTTATGCCAGCTGTCGAACGCGGCATCCGCGACATCGCCAACGCAGATCGCAGTTTCGAGATCACCGGTTTCATGGAAGGTGCGCGCGGCGCATACGAAGTCGTGCTCGAAGCGTTTTGGACCGGCGATCGCGATACATTGCGCGAATTGTGCGATGATGATGTGTTCGAAGGATTTTCAGCCGCGATCGACTCGCGCGAAGAAGCCGGACACACGGTTGAAAGCAAGTTGATCCGTATCGAAGAGACCCGCATCCATTCTGCGTCATTGGACAAGCGCATGGCGCGTGTTTCGATCCTATTCGTCGCCGATATCGCATCGGTCACGCGTGACACCGACGGTGTTGTCGTCGGCGGTTCTTTGAACGATGCGATCGAAAGCCGCGATGTCTGGACATTCTCCCGTAATGTTGGGGCAAGTGATCCAAACTGGGTTCTCGACGAAACCGACGAAGGGTAA
- the secB gene encoding protein-export chaperone SecB: MADEGDILTNLDNADGAAGAAPGAGNAGADQQPAAGIITQYVKDLSVENPNSPDVFQWTDQPQVDVQFNIGAQPKGDQVTEVELKINITATSEKGTAYLVELAYCGLIGLRNIPDEQAHAFLFAEAPRILFPFARRVVADAVRDAGFPPLMVDPIDFNGLYAQQLAAKRQQDAAAGGGAGDIAPPTGQL; this comes from the coding sequence ATGGCCGACGAAGGCGATATTCTCACGAACCTCGACAACGCCGATGGCGCAGCGGGCGCAGCCCCTGGCGCAGGCAATGCCGGCGCGGATCAACAACCGGCAGCGGGCATCATCACACAATATGTGAAAGACCTTTCGGTAGAAAATCCCAACTCGCCGGACGTGTTCCAATGGACCGATCAACCTCAAGTTGATGTCCAGTTTAACATCGGCGCACAACCGAAGGGCGATCAGGTCACCGAAGTTGAATTGAAGATCAACATCACGGCGACATCGGAAAAAGGCACCGCCTATCTCGTTGAGCTCGCGTATTGCGGCTTGATCGGCTTGCGCAACATTCCCGATGAGCAAGCGCATGCATTCCTGTTCGCAGAAGCGCCCCGCATCTTGTTCCCATTCGCCCGTCGGGTCGTGGCCGATGCGGTCCGCGACGCAGGTTTCCCGCCATTGATGGTGGATCCGATCGATTTCAACGGCCTATACGCGCAACAATTGGCGGCCAAACGTCAACAAGATGCGGCCGCTGGTGGGGGCGCTGGCGACATCGCACCGCCCACGGGCCAACTGTAA
- the murJ gene encoding murein biosynthesis integral membrane protein MurJ, which produces MSLLRNVGTIGSLTMLSRIAGMAREMIFSRVLGANAVTDAWFQAFIIPNVFRRLFAEGAFSAAFVPMFSKRLHGPDDPEQGLEEARSFSADVLSVFLPILIALVAVFEIAMPGVIWILSEKPVDPETYPLAVDFARIMFPYIILVSLVTLFTGMLNSVSRFAPGASFPIILNIVLIGALLAGEWFKETSGASIEDVAYGIAWAVTGAGVMQLAWLYYWTRVEGFRPRLLWPRITPEVKRLSIIALPAAIGGGAYQINTLVQLFFLNQLEDGSVSYMNYADRLNQLPLGIIGIALSTAILPSLSKFVGGDDKEGADRIQSDAIELAMLLTIPAAVALAICAEPFVTMIFQGGRFNMADAAVTGQVLATLVLGLPAYVLVKVLVPNFYARADTKTPVVAAFISLGVFIAFNIAFLSQYGVIGVAYASVIGAWINVAFLIIVLGMRGFYRVPGALILRIARQVLAAAAMGAALFYTRDLLTDWFAAGIVARLAALLALVTAAAIVYFGVAFAVGAIDRARITALTKKAS; this is translated from the coding sequence ATGAGCCTGTTGCGCAATGTTGGGACAATCGGGTCCCTAACCATGCTCAGCCGCATTGCCGGAATGGCGCGCGAGATGATTTTCTCGCGCGTCCTTGGCGCCAATGCCGTGACCGATGCGTGGTTTCAGGCTTTTATCATTCCCAATGTGTTCCGCCGCCTCTTCGCCGAAGGGGCGTTTTCCGCGGCGTTTGTGCCGATGTTTTCCAAACGTCTGCACGGGCCCGACGATCCAGAACAGGGCCTGGAAGAAGCCCGCAGTTTTAGCGCGGACGTGCTGAGCGTATTCCTGCCGATCCTAATCGCTTTGGTCGCAGTGTTTGAAATCGCCATGCCCGGCGTGATTTGGATACTGTCGGAGAAGCCGGTTGATCCAGAAACATATCCATTAGCGGTGGATTTCGCTCGGATCATGTTTCCCTACATCATCCTCGTTTCACTGGTGACGCTGTTCACCGGCATGCTCAATTCTGTTTCGCGCTTTGCCCCCGGCGCGAGCTTTCCGATCATTCTCAACATCGTGTTGATCGGTGCTTTGTTGGCGGGCGAATGGTTCAAGGAGACGTCCGGAGCCAGCATTGAGGACGTCGCATACGGCATCGCATGGGCAGTCACCGGCGCTGGGGTGATGCAGCTTGCGTGGCTGTACTATTGGACCCGCGTCGAAGGGTTTCGCCCACGTTTGCTGTGGCCGCGAATAACGCCAGAGGTAAAGCGGCTTTCCATCATCGCGTTGCCCGCGGCGATTGGTGGGGGCGCGTACCAAATCAACACCCTGGTGCAGCTCTTTTTCCTCAACCAGCTCGAAGACGGCTCGGTCAGCTACATGAATTACGCCGACCGGCTCAATCAATTGCCTCTGGGCATTATTGGTATCGCCCTATCGACGGCCATCTTGCCCAGCCTGTCCAAATTTGTAGGCGGCGATGACAAAGAGGGTGCGGACCGGATTCAATCGGATGCGATCGAATTGGCCATGTTGCTCACCATCCCGGCGGCTGTCGCTTTGGCGATATGCGCCGAACCGTTTGTGACCATGATCTTCCAAGGTGGACGGTTTAATATGGCCGATGCCGCCGTGACGGGCCAAGTGCTCGCCACCTTGGTGCTGGGATTGCCCGCTTATGTCTTGGTCAAAGTGTTGGTGCCCAATTTCTACGCGCGCGCCGACACCAAAACGCCGGTTGTCGCAGCGTTTATTTCGCTAGGCGTGTTTATCGCGTTCAACATCGCGTTCCTATCGCAATACGGGGTCATCGGGGTCGCCTATGCCAGTGTCATTGGCGCATGGATCAACGTCGCGTTCCTCATTATCGTGCTTGGCATGCGGGGCTTTTACCGCGTCCCCGGCGCCTTGATCTTGCGCATCGCCCGCCAAGTGTTGGCGGCCGCAGCAATGGGAGCCGCCTTGTTCTACACGCGCGACCTGCTAACGGATTGGTTCGCGGCCGGTATTGTTGCGCGATTGGCTGCGTTGCTCGCTCTCGTCACAGCCGCCGCCATCGTATATTTCGGCGTTGCATTTGCCGTCGGCGCCATCGACCGCGCTCGGATCACCGCCTTAACAAAGAAAGCAAGCTAA
- the trpS gene encoding tryptophan--tRNA ligase, whose amino-acid sequence MRVVSGIQPTGKPHLGNYLGAIVNYVKLQDEAHAAGGECFIFLADLHALSQPHDPAELTRNTREMVATLVACGVDPSKAILFNQAQIPAHAELQWLLNGTARMGWLNRMTQWKDKAGKNREGQSIALFNYPVLQAADVLLYQATHVPVGDDQKQHLELARDIAQKFNTDYCPEDAPLFTLPEPYIPPAAARIMSLRDGSAKMSKSDPSEMSRINLTDDADTVVKKVKKAKTDAEPLPSEAKGLEGRAEALNLVTIYCAVTGKSTDDTLSEYGGQGFGSFKPVLAEALVETLRPINARFLELKDDTEALDAILARGASKAREHAIPTLSAAYKALGLLRG is encoded by the coding sequence ATGCGTGTCGTATCAGGCATTCAACCCACCGGAAAACCGCATCTGGGCAATTACCTTGGTGCAATCGTCAATTATGTGAAACTGCAAGACGAGGCGCACGCCGCTGGGGGTGAGTGTTTCATCTTCTTGGCGGATTTGCACGCCTTGTCTCAACCGCATGACCCGGCGGAATTGACCCGCAACACGCGGGAAATGGTGGCGACATTGGTGGCCTGCGGTGTGGATCCATCCAAGGCGATCTTGTTCAATCAGGCCCAAATCCCTGCCCATGCCGAGCTGCAATGGTTGCTGAACGGCACTGCGCGGATGGGATGGCTCAACCGCATGACGCAATGGAAAGACAAAGCGGGCAAGAACCGCGAAGGTCAATCCATCGCGCTGTTCAACTATCCAGTTCTTCAAGCTGCCGACGTGCTTTTGTACCAGGCCACGCATGTACCCGTGGGCGATGATCAGAAACAGCATTTGGAGCTGGCTCGGGACATCGCGCAAAAATTCAACACGGATTACTGTCCAGAAGACGCACCGCTCTTCACATTGCCAGAGCCTTACATTCCGCCAGCCGCAGCGCGCATCATGAGCCTACGCGATGGGTCGGCCAAGATGAGCAAATCTGACCCGTCCGAAATGAGCCGTATCAATCTTACCGATGACGCCGATACGGTGGTGAAGAAAGTCAAGAAAGCCAAGACCGACGCAGAGCCTTTGCCATCGGAAGCAAAGGGACTGGAGGGTCGCGCCGAGGCATTGAATTTGGTGACGATCTATTGTGCGGTGACCGGGAAAAGCACCGATGATACTTTGAGCGAATATGGCGGTCAGGGTTTCGGCAGTTTCAAACCGGTTCTGGCCGAAGCATTGGTGGAAACATTGCGCCCTATCAATGCGCGTTTCCTAGAACTCAAAGACGATACCGAAGCTTTGGATGCCATCTTGGCGCGCGGCGCATCAAAAGCGCGCGAACACGCCATCCCGACATTAAGTGCCGCGTATAAGGCATTGGGTTTGCTGCGAGGGTAA
- a CDS encoding DUF4136 domain-containing protein, giving the protein MNTPDMTLRSNTFRRFARFGLIGAVAVGVAACAPSFNADVSRFQAQLPAPQGQTFAVVAEDPALAGGLEFALYADLVAAEMAELGYVESATPENANLLVRFDYDVDNGRERVRSTGIASDPFFGPWGGFRGRGFRRSYAFGFYDPWLAGPQVRSYTVYTSGIEMKIDNTATGERLFEGQAEAVSRSNRLQALVPNLVDAIFTDFPGNSGETLRITIREDGKTVRPTN; this is encoded by the coding sequence ATGAACACTCCTGATATGACCCTGAGATCAAACACATTCCGCCGTTTTGCCCGCTTTGGCTTGATCGGGGCGGTTGCTGTCGGCGTTGCGGCTTGTGCGCCATCGTTCAATGCGGATGTTTCCCGGTTTCAGGCACAACTCCCTGCACCGCAGGGGCAAACCTTTGCCGTCGTAGCCGAAGACCCGGCGCTTGCCGGTGGGCTCGAATTCGCGCTTTATGCCGATCTGGTCGCGGCCGAAATGGCCGAGCTAGGCTATGTCGAATCGGCGACTCCCGAAAACGCCAATTTGCTCGTGCGCTTTGATTACGATGTCGACAATGGTCGCGAACGCGTCCGTTCAACCGGCATCGCCAGCGATCCATTCTTTGGTCCATGGGGCGGGTTTCGCGGTCGTGGTTTCCGCCGCAGTTACGCTTTTGGCTTTTACGATCCATGGCTCGCCGGTCCACAGGTCCGCAGCTATACCGTGTACACTAGCGGGATTGAGATGAAGATCGACAACACCGCGACAGGCGAACGCTTGTTCGAAGGACAAGCCGAAGCGGTTTCTCGGTCCAACCGCCTTCAAGCCTTGGTACCCAATCTGGTTGATGCGATCTTCACCGATTTCCCTGGAAATTCGGGTGAGACATTGCGGATCACAATTCGCGAAGACGGAAAGACCGTTCGTCCCACCAACTAG
- the dut gene encoding dUTP diphosphatase has protein sequence MSVSVELKRLPHGEGLPLPAYATDGAAGMDVVSAEDVTLAPGARYPVATGLALAIPKNYEIQVRPRSGLALKHGITVPNTPGTIDSDYRGELKVILINHGDADFVIARGDRVAQLVVAPVVQAAFVEVDELDATQRGTGGFGSTGGHAKL, from the coding sequence ATGAGCGTATCGGTTGAATTGAAGCGCCTGCCCCATGGTGAGGGGCTGCCCCTTCCTGCTTATGCCACCGACGGCGCAGCGGGTATGGATGTCGTAAGCGCGGAGGATGTCACATTGGCTCCCGGCGCGCGCTATCCGGTGGCGACCGGTCTAGCATTGGCCATCCCTAAGAATTACGAAATTCAAGTGCGTCCGCGTTCCGGCCTTGCGTTGAAACATGGCATCACTGTGCCGAACACGCCGGGCACAATCGACAGCGATTATCGCGGCGAATTGAAAGTGATCTTGATCAATCATGGCGACGCGGATTTCGTAATCGCGCGGGGTGATCGCGTGGCGCAACTGGTTGTTGCCCCAGTGGTTCAGGCGGCGTTTGTCGAAGTTGACGAGTTGGACGCGACACAGCGCGGTACGGGCGGATTTGGCTCAACCGGCGGTCACGCCAAGCTTTAA
- a CDS encoding bifunctional phosphopantothenoylcysteine decarboxylase/phosphopantothenate synthase, with product MSKAGPKVLLPKVLLVVGGGIAAYKSCELVRLIRKGGADVTCVVTKGGQQFVTPMSLAALSENQVHTSLFDLKNEVEMGHIELSREADLVVVCPATADLMAKMAAGIADDLATTLLLATNKPVLAVPAMNVKMWEHASTQRNVDALNEAGVTVMHPDEGAMACGEFGYGRLPEPGAIWAEIAGRLGIEIEESAVAFAPANDAAEALEPDNEGAEDGASTGGLGGLLSKIIPRSTTKRSAEEIDADLEADIDAIGDDDIPEDAEAAELIEEEDIEFNPDLAGSPLATKGAGKAAPPMDPDAINHEVDDRKLAPEPIVEPVEDEPEAEPEPARKIAAKKAAPAKMQAIEADEAAIEGIIADASDQPLDGRHVLVTAGPTWESIDPVRYIANRSSGKQGFAIAAAVAALGAEVTLVAGPVALKTPDGVNRVDVESAEEMSTAVKRALPCDVAVMVAAVADWRPKEYRDDKIKKRGSAPPALMLTENPDILTNLAASSNRPDLVIGFAAETDSVLDYAKKKRKRKACDWIVANDVSGDVMGGDDNRVHIVSSDGVESLDKMPKGEVAMALAERIATKLDALANE from the coding sequence ATGAGCAAAGCGGGACCAAAGGTGCTTTTGCCAAAGGTGCTATTGGTCGTGGGTGGCGGTATCGCGGCCTACAAATCGTGCGAGCTTGTTCGGTTGATCCGCAAGGGTGGAGCCGATGTCACGTGCGTTGTGACCAAGGGCGGCCAACAATTTGTGACGCCCATGTCGCTGGCGGCGCTCTCTGAAAATCAAGTGCACACCAGCCTTTTCGACCTCAAGAACGAAGTTGAGATGGGGCATATCGAATTATCCCGCGAAGCTGATTTGGTTGTTGTCTGCCCTGCGACGGCGGACCTGATGGCGAAAATGGCAGCAGGGATCGCCGACGATTTGGCCACGACATTGTTGTTGGCCACAAACAAACCGGTTTTGGCCGTGCCGGCGATGAACGTAAAAATGTGGGAGCACGCCTCCACCCAACGCAATGTTGACGCTCTGAATGAAGCGGGCGTTACCGTTATGCACCCGGATGAAGGCGCGATGGCATGCGGAGAATTTGGGTATGGTCGATTGCCCGAGCCCGGTGCGATTTGGGCAGAGATTGCGGGCCGCTTGGGAATCGAAATCGAAGAATCCGCAGTTGCTTTTGCACCGGCAAACGATGCCGCCGAAGCGCTTGAACCGGATAATGAGGGCGCAGAAGACGGCGCATCGACCGGCGGACTGGGCGGATTGCTGTCCAAGATAATTCCCCGCTCCACCACCAAACGCAGTGCCGAGGAAATCGATGCTGACCTCGAAGCCGATATTGACGCGATAGGCGATGACGACATCCCCGAAGACGCAGAAGCGGCCGAGTTGATCGAAGAAGAAGATATCGAGTTCAACCCGGATCTCGCTGGCTCACCGCTCGCGACAAAAGGTGCGGGTAAAGCCGCGCCGCCAATGGATCCCGATGCGATCAACCACGAAGTGGATGATAGAAAACTCGCGCCTGAACCGATTGTGGAACCGGTCGAAGATGAACCGGAGGCTGAGCCGGAACCCGCGCGCAAAATCGCCGCAAAGAAAGCCGCGCCGGCCAAAATGCAGGCGATCGAAGCGGATGAGGCCGCGATTGAAGGCATCATCGCGGACGCTTCCGATCAACCATTGGATGGGCGCCATGTCTTGGTGACGGCCGGTCCAACGTGGGAATCGATTGATCCCGTTCGGTACATCGCCAATCGGTCTAGCGGTAAACAAGGATTTGCTATCGCGGCGGCCGTGGCGGCTTTGGGCGCAGAGGTCACATTGGTCGCCGGACCCGTTGCGTTGAAAACGCCCGATGGGGTCAATCGCGTCGATGTGGAGAGCGCCGAAGAAATGTCGACCGCAGTTAAGCGCGCATTGCCGTGTGATGTTGCGGTGATGGTAGCGGCGGTCGCCGATTGGCGGCCTAAGGAATATCGCGACGATAAAATCAAAAAGCGTGGATCGGCCCCGCCGGCTTTGATGCTGACCGAGAACCCCGATATTCTCACCAATCTTGCGGCAAGTTCCAACCGGCCCGATTTGGTAATTGGCTTTGCCGCCGAAACCGACAGTGTGCTCGATTACGCCAAGAAGAAACGCAAACGCAAAGCATGCGATTGGATCGTGGCCAACGACGTGTCCGGCGACGTAATGGGCGGCGATGACAACCGCGTCCATATCGTCAGCAGCGATGGTGTCGAAAGCCTCGACAAAATGCCCAAAGGCGAAGTGGCGATGGCTTTGGCAGAGCGGATCGCCACCAAGTTAGACGCATTGGCAAACGAATGA